The sequence below is a genomic window from Leptolyngbya sp. SIO1E4.
GACTATTGCACCTGTTTCTGTGCCCACCTCTAAAACCTTCAAAAAGCTGCAAGCCTGGTTAAGAACCCAAGTGGGTAAAGCCATCCACGACTACGCCATGATTCAGGAAGGGGACAAAATCATGGTGTGCCTCTCTGGGGGCAAAGATTCTTACACCCTGTTGGACCTGTTAATGAGCCTGCAGCGGAACGCCCCGGTCAAATTTGACCTGCTAGCGGTGAACTTAGATCAGAAGCAGCCGGGGTTTCCGGCCCATGTGTTGCCAGAGTATCTGACCGCGATGGGGGTGCCCTTTCGGATTGTGGAACAAGATACCTACAGCACCGTGAAGCGGGTAATTCCAGACGGTAAGACGATGTGCGGTCTGTGCTCGCGGCTGCGGCGAGGGGTGCTGTATCGGGTGGCTGCAGAAGAGGGTGTCACCAAAATTGCGTTAGGCCATCACCGGGATGACATTGTAGAAACCTTTTTTCTCAATATGTTCCATGGAGGACGCATGAAAGCGATGCCCCCTAAGCTGCTAACGGACGATCGCCGCCACATCGTGATTCGCCCCCTGGCCTACTGCCCGGAAAAAGACATTGCTCGCTATGCCCGTCAGCGTCA
It includes:
- the ttcA gene encoding tRNA 2-thiocytidine(32) synthetase TtcA is translated as MTIAPVSVPTSKTFKKLQAWLRTQVGKAIHDYAMIQEGDKIMVCLSGGKDSYTLLDLLMSLQRNAPVKFDLLAVNLDQKQPGFPAHVLPEYLTAMGVPFRIVEQDTYSTVKRVIPDGKTMCGLCSRLRRGVLYRVAAEEGVTKIALGHHRDDIVETFFLNMFHGGRMKAMPPKLLTDDRRHIVIRPLAYCPEKDIARYARQRQFPIIPCKLCGSQENLQRVQIKQMLATWERETPGRTDSIFRSLRNISPSHLADADGYDFAGLEAIRAANQPSSSSVDEALPWEL